In Vigna unguiculata cultivar IT97K-499-35 chromosome 3, ASM411807v1, whole genome shotgun sequence, a single genomic region encodes these proteins:
- the LOC114175031 gene encoding ABC transporter G family member 2-like has protein sequence MQSKQEFVANVEEERKISNARKEEVMFLTWEDLEVTVPSGRKGRKSILKGLTGYAKPGQLLAVMGPSGSGKSTLLDALAGRLGSNIKQMGKILINGLKQELAYGTSGYVTQDDAMLSCLTSGETLYYSAELQFPNSMSKAEKKERVDATLREMGLQDAINTRVGGWSCKGLSGGQKRRLSICVEILTHPTLLFLDEPTSGLDSAASYYVMTGIASLNLKDGIQRTIVTSIHQPSSEVFQLFHHLCLLSSGETVYFGPASDANQFFSSNGFPCPPLYNPSDHYLRIINKDFNQDADEGITTEEATNILVSSYKSSEYRNQVQNQIAKISENDSGVVGRKKIHAAFLTQCLVLLKRSSKQIYRDITHYWLLLTVFIAVSVSLGSIFYHVGASMRSIQERGSLFCFFISVLCFMILIGGFSPLIEEMKVFKRERLNGHYGITAFLVGSTFSAVPYTLLVSFIPGAIVNYLSGLHKGLDNFVYFASVLFATVMWVESLMMVVGSIFSNFVMGVITAGGVEGLMILTSGFYRLPNDLPKPLWKYPFYHVSFLNYALQGLLKNEFEGLMFFSDEDGGARSVGGRDILSETWQVQMGHSKWIDLAIMFEIMNFVLHEPVQCNVTNYGSPDSSPTALIMQSKQEFVATVEEERKKSNERKEEGMFLTWEDLQVTVPNGRKGRKPILKGLTGYAKPGQLLAVMGPSGSGKSTLLDALAGRLVSSSKQTGKILINGHKHALAYGTSAYVTHDDAVLSTLTVGEAVSYSAHLQFPDSMSNREKKERVDFTIRQMGLQEATDTRIKGKGSKGLSEGQKRRLAICIQILTSPKLLLLDEPSSGLDSAASYYVMTRIASLKIRDGIRRTIVASIHQPSSEVFELFDHLCLLSSGETVYFGTTSAATEFFASNGFPCPSLHNPSDHFLRIINKDFILDDKEGLHIVVPEEEAVDTLVQFYKSSEICNQVQKEVAAIGESEYGFMGSSRTQTAFLTQCHVLLRRSSVHLFRDVTNYWLRLAMFTVAGISLGTIFFDVGSSSSSIQARGSLVSFVASVLTFITLLGGFPPFVEQMKVFQRERLNGHYGVAAFVISHTLSPIPYIVLMSLIPGVITYYLSGLHTGLEQCIYFSSVLFACILWVESLMMVVSSIFPNPNTGITVSGGVMGVMILTGGFFRLPNDLPKPFWKYPMYYVSFHKYAFQGLFKNEFIGLKLESGEDGGTFISDKEILTKIWQVEMGHSKWVDLAILMGIIVSYRLMFLAITKSKEKMKT, from the exons CTGGGGAAACGTTGTACTACTCAGCAGAGCTCCAATTTCCAAACAGCATGTCTAAAGCTGAGAAGAAGGAAAGAGTAGATGCTACACTGAGAGAAATGGGTCTGCAAGATGCCATCAACACAAGGGTTGGAGGGTGGAGTTGTAAAGGTCTCAGTGGGGGACAGAAGCGCAGACTCAGCATTTGCGTTGAGATTCTAACACATCCTACACTCCTCTTCCTCGATGAACCAACCAGTGGCCTTGATAGTGCTGCTTCTTATTATGTTATGACTGGCATTGCTAGTCTCAATCTGAAGGATGGAATTCAAAGGACTATCGTTACTTCCATCCACCAGCCCAGCAGTGAGGTTTTCCAACTTTTTCATCATCTTTGTCTTCTCTCTTCAGGAGAGACTGTGTATTTTGGACCAGCCTCTGATGCAAATCAG tttttttcttcaaatggtTTTCCCTGCCCACCTCTCTACAATCCTTCAGATCACTACCTAAGGATCATAAACAAAGATTTCAATCAG GATGCTGACGAAGGAATTACCACTGAAGAAGCAACTAATATCCTTGTCAGTTCTTATAAATCGTCTGAATATAGAAATCAAGTTCAGAATCAAATAGCAAAAATAAGTGAAAAT GATTCTGGTGTAGTTGGAAGGAAGAAGATTCACGCTGCATTCCTTACTCAGTGTCTTGTTCTTCTGAAAAGATCTTCGAAGCAAATCTATCGTGATATAACCCATTACTGGTTACTTCTAACTGTTTTTATAGCAGTATCTGTAAGCCTGGGCTCTATCTTCTATCACGTTGGTGCAAGTATGAGATCAATTCAG GAAAGAGGATcgctattttgttttttcatttcagtTCTGTGCTTCATGATACTTATCGGTGGATTCTCGCCGTTAATCGAGGAAATGAAG GTGTTCAAGAGAGAGAGATTGAACGGACATTATGGTATAACAGCTTTTCTGGTAGGGAGCACATTTTCTGCTGTTCCTTACACACTATTGGTATCTTTCATTCCCGGAGCTATTGTTAATTATCTTTCTGGACTGCACAAAGGACTAGACAACTTTGTATACTTTGCTTCTGTTCTATTTGCTACTGTGATGTGGGTTGAGAGCCTGATGATGGTTGTTGGGagcattttttcaaattttgtgatGGGTGTGATCACTGCTGGTGGGGTTGAAGGACTGATGATTTTGACAAGTGGATTCTACAGGCTGCCAAATGATCTTCCCAAACCACTATGGAAATACCCTTTCTACCATGTTTCCTTCCTCAACTATGCTTTGCAAGGATTATTAAAGAATGAATTTGAGGGATTAATGTTCTTTTCAGATGAGGATGGAGGTGCCAGAAGTGTTGGTGGTAGAGATATTTTGTCTGAGACATGGCAAGTGCAAATGGGTCATTCAAAGTGGATTGATCTTGCTATCATGTTTG AGATCATGAATTTTGTTCTGCATGAACCAGTTCAATGTAATGTCACTAATTATGGATCACCCGATAGTAGTCCTACTGCTTTGATTATGCAGTCGAAGCAGGAGTTTGTTGCCACTGTtgaggaagaaagaaagaaaagtaatGAGAGAAAGGAAGAGGGAATGTTCCTGACATGGGAGGATTTGCAGGTCACAGTTCCTAATGGAAGGAAAGGTAGGAAACCAATTCTTAAGGGTCTTACTGGTTATGCCAAGCCAGGGCAACTCTTGGCAGTCATGGGTCCTTCTGGTTCTGGCAAATCCACACTTCTTGATGCTTTAGCTG GAAGACTGGTTTCAAGCTCAAAGCAAACAGGGAAAATTCTAATCAATGGCCATAAACATGCACTGGCATATGGAACATCA GCATATGTGACACATGATGATGCTGTGTTATCAACATTAACAGTTGGAGAAGCAGTGTCCTATTCAGCTCATCTCCAATTTCCAGACTCAATGTCCAacagagagaagaaagagagagtaGACTTTACAATCAGACAAATGGGTCTACAAGAGGCCACTGACACAAGGATTAAAGGGAAGGGTTCTAAAGGTCTTAGTGAGGGACAAAAGAGGAGACTAGCCATTTGTATTCAGATTCTTACAAGCCCCAAACTTCTCCTTCTTGATGAACCATCCAGTGGCCTTGACAGTGCAGCTTCCTACTATGTCATGACCAGAATTGCAAGCCTAAAGATAAGAGATGGCATCAGAAGAACAATTGTTGCATCCATCCATCAACCTAGTAGTGAAGTTTTTGAGCTGTTTGATCATCTTTGTCTTCTGTCTTCAGGTGAAACAGTGTATTTTGGCACCACTTCTGCTGCAACTGAG TTTTTTGCTTCTAATGGCTTTCCTTGCCCATCTCTTCACAACCCTTCTGATCATTTCTTGAGGATCATAAACAAGGATTTCATTCTG GATGATAAAGAAGGTCTCCACATAGTAGTACCCGAAGAAGAAGCAGTGGATACCCTTGTGCAGTTTTACAAATCTTCTGAAATTTGTAACCAAGTTCAGAAAGAAGTAGCAGCAATAGGTGAAAGT GAATATGGTTTCATGGGGAGCAGCAGAACACAAACTGCATTTCTCACTCAGTGTCACGTTCTTTTGAGAAGATCTTCAGTGCACTTGTTTCGTGATGTAACCAATTATTGGTTGCGTCTAGCTATGTTTACTGTAGCAGGTATTAGTTTGGGAACTATATTCTTTGACGTTGGTTCAAGTAGTTCATCCATTCAG GCTAGAGGATCACTTGTCTCTTTTGTTGCTTCAGTCCTGACTTTCATAACCCTTCTTGGTGGATTCCCTCCGTTTGTTGAACAAATGAAG GTATTTCAACGTGAGAGATTGAACGGGCACTATGGTGTTGCTGCTTTTGTCATTAGCCACACACTATCACCTATTCCATACATAGTACTGATGTCACTGATACCTGGTGTGATCACTTATTACCTTTCTGGACTTCACACAGGACTTGAGCAATGCATCTACTTTTCTAGTGTACTATTTGCATGCATTTTGTGGGTTGAGAGTCTGATGATGGTTGTTTCAAGTATCTTCCCAAATCCCAACACTGGCATCACAGTCTCTGGTGGAGTTATGGGAGTGATGATTTTAACTGGTGGATTTTTTCGTCTGCCAAATGATCTCCCCAAACCATTTTGGAAATACCCTATGTACTATGTTTCCTTCCACAAATATGCCTTCCAAGGATTGTTCAAGAATGAGTTCATTGGTCTGAAGTTGGAAAGTGGTGAAGATGGAGGAACCTTCATAAGTGACAAGGAAATACTCACAAAGATATGGCAAGTGGAAATGGGTCACTCCAAATGGGTTGATCTTGCTATCTTAATGGGAATAATTGTTTCGTATAGACTTATGTTCTTGGCAATCACCAAGAgtaaggagaagatgaagacctaa